GGCGTCTCCGACGTGCGCATGGAGGAGGGCTCCCTGCGCTGCGACGCCAACGTCAACGTGGTGGTGGCGGGGGCCGGGCCGGGCGGGACCGATCTGCGCACCCCCATCACCGAGATCAAGAACCTCAACTCCTTCCGCTCGGTGGTGCGGGCCCTGGAGCATGAGGTGGCCCGGCACCTGGACGCGGTGCGCCGGGGCGAGCCGCTCCAGCGGGAGACCCGCCACTGGGACGAGGGGCGGGGCGTGACCCGGCCCTCCCGCGGCAAGGAGGAGGCCCACGACTACCGCTACTTCCCCGAGCCCGACCTGCCCCGGCTGGTGCTGGACGAGGCCTGGGTCGAGGGCTTGCGGGCGCGGCTGCCCGAGCTGCCCCGCCAGCGCCGGGCCCGGTACGTGGAAGAATTCGGCCTGCCGGCCTACGACGCGGGCGTGCTGACCGCCGATCCGGCCCTGGCCCGGTTCTTCGAGGACGTGGTGGCGGCAGGGGTGGCGCCCAAGGCGGCCAGCAACTGGATCATGAGCGAGGTGCTGGCCCACCTCAACGCCACCGGGCGAACGGTCCAGGACCTGCCCTTCGGGCCGGGGCAGCTGGCGGCCCTGCTCCGGCTGGTCGACCAGGGCACCATCAGCGGCAAGATCGCCAAGCAAGTCTTCGCCATCATGCTGGAGGAGGGCGGCGACCCGGAGGCCATCGTCCGGGAGCGGGGCCTGGTGCAGGTGACCGACGAGGCCCAGCTGGCGGAGTGGGTCGACCGGGCCATCGCCGAGAACCCCGAGGCGGTGGCCAACTACCGGGGCGGCAAGGAGACGGCCCTGGGCTTTCTGGTCGGCCAGGTGATGCGCTTCAGCAAGGGCAAGGCCAATCCCCAGCGGGTCAACGAGCTCCTGAGAGAGCGGCTGAAGGGCTAGACGGCCGAACCGGTGGCTCCGGCCGGGCCCCGGCTGGGCTCCCGAGCCTTCGCCGGGGGTGCCCCCGGGTCCGGAGCGGAGCGGAAACCACCGGGCCCGGAGCGGAAACCAGCGGATAAAACGGGGGCCGGCGGGCCACCCTCCCAACCGGCGGCGCCTGCGCGCCGCCGGTCCTTTTCGGGGAGGGTCCGCGGTGCCGGTATGGCGCTGGGCCATCGCACGGCCGGTGGCCACCCTGATGGCCATGGGGGTGCTGGTGTGGGCCGGGTTCTTCGCCCTGCGCACCTTGCCCGTCGGCCTGTTGCCCGCCCTGAACCCGCCGGTGCTGACGGTGGTCGCCTCCCTCCCGGGGGCCTCCCCGGAGGCCATCGACCAGCTGCTGGGCCAGCCCCTCACCCAGGCCCTGCGGACCGTCAGCGGGGTCGACGAGATCACCACCCGCTCGGGTGACGAGACGGCCGTGGTGGTCTTGCGCTTCCACTGGGGGACCGACCTGGAGGTCGCCCGGGAGCAGGTGCACCAGCGCCTGGACGCCGTGCCCCTCCCGCCCGGGACGGGCCGGCCCCAGATCCTGCGGTTCGACCCCCAGCAGCTGCCCGTCATGGAGGTCAGCCTGGCCGGTCCCGGCGATGCGGTGGAACGGGCCCGGCGGGCGGAAGAGGCCCTGCTGCCGCGGCTGGAAGCGGTGCCCGGCGTGGCCGCCGTCACCCTGCGCGGCGCTCCCGCGGAGCGGGTCGAGGTGGTGCTGGACGCCGCAGCGCTGCGGCGGCACGGGCTGGTGCCGGGGCAGGTGCAGGCCGCCGTGGCGGCTGCCGCGGCCACCGTGCCGGCGGGCGCCGTGGCGGGGAGCGACGGGAGCCGCCGCTGGCCCGTGGAGGTGGAGGGCGGGTTCCACCGCCTGGACGCCCTGGAGCGGGTGGTCGTCGGCCTGTCCTCGCCGGTGGCGGTGCCGGCTCCGGCGGCGCCGGGCGGCGTCCCCGGCGTCCCGGGCGTCCCGGGCAGCGAGCCCGGCCTGCCGCTCCCGCCCGGCAGGACGGCGGAGGACCTGCTGCTGGACCCGGGAGCGTTGCTCCGGAAGCTGGGCGGCGGGTTGCTTCCCGGCCTGTTCCCTGGCCGGTCCCGGGACGGGATGGCGGGGGCAACGGATCTCGCCGAGGCCCCGGGTGGCGCGGCCCCCGGTGGTCGAACGGGGCGGGCTCCGGGACCCGGGAGTGCCGCGGGGCTCGCTCCGGGCCGGGCTCCGGGATTCGATGGCGCCACCGGGCTGGTTGTGGGGCGGGCTCCGGGGTCCGATGGCGCGGCGCCCGGCCAGGCTCCGGGGTGGGGCGCCGCGGCCGGGGGTGGAGGGGACCCGGCCGCGGTGGCGGCCGGCGTCCTCGGCCGGGCCGCGGGGCAGGGGACGCCGGTGCTGGCCGGCGCCGTGCCGGTGCGGCTCGGCGATGTGGCCCGGATCCACATCCGGCGGGATCCGCCCGGCAGCCTGGAGCGGCTGAACGGCAGGGACGGCCTGGGCCTGGTGATCTACCAGGAACCCGCGGCCAACACCGTGTCCGTCAGCCGGGCGGTGCGCGCGGCCCTGGCGGCCGCCCTGGCCTCCCTGCCGGGCTGGCAGGCCACGGTGACCTACGACGGCGGCCTGCTGGTGGAGCGGGCGGTGCGGGGCGTGGGGCAGTCCCTGCTGGCCGGCAGCCTGCTGGCCGTGGCCATCCTCTGGCTCTTCCTGCGCCGCGGCCGGGCGGTGCTGGTCATCGCCGCCGCCATTCCCGTCAGCGCCTGCGCCACCCTGGCCGCCATGCACCTGGCCGGCATGACCCTCAACGTGATGAGCCTGGGCGGCCTTGCCCTGAGTGCGGGCGTGCTGGTCGACCAGGCCATCGTGGTGCTGGAGAGCATTGCCCGGCGCCGGAAGGAAGGCCTCCCTGCCGCCGAGGCCGCCGCGGCCGGCACCGAGGAGGTGGCGGCCGCCATCGCCGGCTCCACCGTCACCAACCTGATCGTCTTCCTGCCCGTGCTCTTCCTGGGCGGGCTGCCTGGCCAGCTGTTCCACGACCTGGCGGTGACCAACGCCCTGGCCCAGGCCGCCTCCCTGCTGGTCGCCGTCACGGTGGTGCCCGCCCTGGCGGCCTGGTGGCTGGAAGAACCGGCCGCTGCGCCGGCCGGCTCTCCAAGCCCCCAGGATGTCGCCCCTGCGCCTCCCGGCCCGCGGTCTCCCGCCCGCGGATGGCCGGCCTCCGCACCGTTCGGCCGGCCCGCTGCGCCCGCATCCGCCGCCGGCATGAGAGGGGCGGCCGCAGCCGGCCGGTTGCCGCGGCCGGTGGAGGCCTGCCTGGCCCGTCCGGGTCTGACGCTGCTGGCGGCCCTGGTGCTGGTGGCTGCTTCCATCCCGGCGGCGGCGCGCCTGGGGACCGAATTCCTGCCCGCCGTGGACGAGGGCGCCGTGGACATCGCCGTGACCCTGCCCGAAGGGGCGTCCCTGGCCGCCACCGCCGACGCCATCCGGCAGGTGGAGTCGGCCCTGGCCGGCCTGCCCGGGGTCCAGGCGGTGATCAGCCGGGCGGGCGGCGGCCCGTGGCCGGGGCAGGCGGGAGGACCGAATCAGGGGCTGGTCAGGGTCCAGCTGGCGGCAGGGGCCGGTTCGTCCCAGGCCTGGGCCGAGCGCATCCGCCGGCTCCTGGCCCGGGCCGGGGAAGGCCGCGACGGCCTCGGGGGAGCCGAGGTCACCGTGCGGCCGCGCAACCTCTGGGCCGAAGTGGGGGCCGGGGCGCCGGTGGTGGAACTGGCGGTGCGGGCTCCCGACGCCGCGACCCTGGCCCGGGCGGCGGAACGGGCCCGCCGTGCCCTGGCGGCCACCCCCGGGCTGGCCGACGTGGCGGTCGATCTGGACCGCACCGAGCCCCGCCTGGCCGTCCGGGTCGACGCGGCGGCCGCGGCGGGCTTCGGGCTGGCCCCGGTCCAGGTGGGACAGCAGCTGCGCCTGGCCCTGGCCGGCGAGACGGTGGCCCGGGCGCGGGTGGAAGGGCGCTGGCTGCCCGTGGTCCTGCGCCTCGACGAGTCGCCGGCCGGGGTGGCCACCCCGGCCCTGGCCGCGGCGGCAGGCGGCGCCGGCGGCGCGGGGGGTGCCGGGGGCCGGGAAGGTGGCGGGGGACCCCAGGATGCCGGGGGCCGGGAAGGTACCGGAGCACCGCAGGGCACCGGGGGGCCGGGCCTGGCGGGCCTGCCCGTGGCAGGAGGAGCGGGCTGGGCGCGGCTAGGCGACCTGGCCGTGGTGCGCCCCGGCCACACGCCGGCGGCCCTGGTGCGGCGGAACGGCTGGCTGGCGGCGACCCTGACGGCCCGGGTCCAGGGGATCGACCTGGGCACCGCCGTGGCCCGGGCGCGGGAGCGGGTGGCCGCCGTGCTGCCGCCGGGCGCCGCGGTGGAACCGGCGGGCACTGCCGTGCTGATGGCCGAAGGGTTCGGCACGCTGGTGCCGGCGGCCCTGGGCGCTCTGCTTCTGATCTACATGGCGATGGCGGCCCAGTTCGAATCCCTGGTGCATCCGCTCCTGATGATGGTGACCCTGCCCCTGGCCCTGACCGGCGCCGTGGCGGGCCTGGCCGCCACCGGCCATGCCATTGGGCTGACGGCGGTGATGGGGGCCGTGGTCCTGGCGGGGATCGCGGTCAACAACGGCATCGTGCTGGTCGACGCCGCGCGCCGTTACCGGGCGGCCGGTGCGGATGCCGCGACCGCCATCCGCCTGGCCTGGAGCCGGCGGCTGCGGCCGGTGTTGATGACGGCCCTGACCACTTTGCTGGGCTCCCTGCCCATGATCCTGGTGCCGGGGCAGGGCAGCGAGCTGGAGGTGCCCCTGGCGGCGGTGCTGGTGGGCGGCTTGTTCACCTCCACGGCCCTGACCCTGGTGGTCTTGCCCTGTGCCTGGCTGCTGGCCGAAGGCCGGCGACGGCCCGGTGCGGCCGACCGGGCCTGAACGGGAGTCGCCGGCGGTCCGCGCTGGTGCGCCGCCGCCGGCCCCCGGCACGCCGCCGGCGGGGGCTCGCGGTCCCTCCAACGCGGCCACAGGCCCAAGAACTTCAACCGGAGGGGGCCGCGTTGCTCCTCCGCCGCGGCCACTGGCCGTGGCACTCCGCCGGCGGGGCCCGCCGCCTCCCTTCAGCGCGGCCGTGCGCCTCGGGGACGCCGGGGCCCGGCGCGCGAGCCTGCGGGATGCCATCATCGACGTGGCGAGCTATGGTCTCCATGCACGACCTGCGCCACCTCCTCACTCCTTTTGCCACAACCGCCCAGCCAGGTGCCGCCGCCAGGCGCGTACCATCGCGCCGCGCCGCGGCTACTGCCCGCCGGGGGTGCGCGGAGCCAGCATTCGCCAGACAACAGGGCAGGGGCCGCGGCCGCCGGTGGCGAAGCGAGCCTGCCGGGCCCGCCGCGGGCCCCGTCCGCCTGCGGGCCCAGGGCCCGCGGTCATGGCATGGGGGGAAGGGGATGGACTGGCGGAACTGGCGCCATGTGGTCAAGCTGGATCCCGCCCGCCCGCTGGATCCGGCGGTCATCGCCCGGCTGCCGGCCACGGGCACCGACGCCCTGGTCCTGGGCGGCAGCGACGGCATCCGGCGCGGGGCCGTGTTCGGCCTTCTGGGTACGGCCCGGGAGACGGGGCTGCCCGTGGCCATCGAGGTCTCGTCGGTGGAGGCGGTGGTGCCGGGGGCCGACTGGTACCTGATCCCCATGGTGCTGAACACCACCGACCCCCGCTGGCTGGTGGGCGCCCACCAGGAAGCCTTTGCGAACCTGCACCGCATCGCGCCGGGCATTCCCGTTCCCTGGGACCGGGTGGTGACGGTGGCCTATGTGGTCTGCAACCCCGCCGCCACGGTGGCCCGGGTGGCGGCGGCGCGGCCGCCGGAAGGACCCGGCGCGGTGGCGGCCTGGGCGACGGTGGCGGAGAGGCTCTTGCGCGCAGACATCGTGTACATTGAGTACAGCGGCCGGTTGGGCGACCCGGCGTGGGTCGAGGCGGCGGCCGGTGCCCTGCGGAGGGCCCGCCTGTTCTACGGCGGCGGGCTGAGCACCGCCGAGCAGGCGGCGGTCATGGCCGCCCGTGCCCACACCGTGGTGGTGGGCAATGCCCTCTACCGGCCGGACGGGCTGGAATGCATCCGGGCCACCGTGCGGGGCGCGCGCCAGGTGCGGCCCGGAGAGGGAGGGGAACCCTTTGCCGCCGGAAGTCGTCTTCCTTAACGGATCCTTTGTTCCCTACGAGCAGGCCGTGGTGCCCGTGGAGGACCGCGGCTTCCTCTTCGCCGACGCGATCTACGAGGTGATCCGCTGCTACGGCGGCCGGTTCTTCCGCCTGGACGATCACCTGGAGCGGCTGGAGCAGAGCGCCGCGGCCCTGGACATCCCCCTGCCCTATGACCGGGCGCGGTGGGCGGCCCTGCTGGACGAGCTGATCCGGCGCAACGGGGTGCGGGACGGGTCGGTGTACGTCCAGGTGAGCCGCGGGGTCGCCCCGCGCAGCCATGCCTGGCCCCAGGGGCTGCAGCCCACGGTGGTGGCCATCGCCCGGCCGGGCGGCACGCCGCCGGCGGAGGCGGTGGAGCGGGGCGTCAAGGCCATTACCGTGCCGGACAACCGCTGGGGGCTCTGCTGGGTGAAGACCACCGGTCTTTTGCCCAACGTCCTGGCCAAGCAACAGGCGGCGCGGGCGGGGGCCTACGAGGCCCTGTTCGTCCGGGACGGCCTGCTGACCGAGGGCACGTCGAGCAACGTGTTCGTGGTGCTGGACGGGGTCTTATACACCCACCCCCTGGCCAACATCCTGCCCGGCGTCACCCGGGCCGTGGTCCTGGACGTGGCGCGGCAGGCGGGGCTGGCGGTGAGGGAACAGGCCATCCCCGCCGGCTGGCTGGAGCGGGCGGAGGAGGTCATCCTCTCGGGGACCAACAGCGAGGTGCTGGCCGTGGTGGAGGTCGACGGGCGGCCCGTGGGCGGCGGCCGGCCCGGACCGGTGTTCGCCCGCTTGCGGGAGGGCTACCTGGCCCGGGTGGCGGCGGAGACCGGCGCGGCGGTGCAACCGGGCCCGGGCGCCTGACGGCCTCTCCGGAAGGTGAGCCCCGTGGCGACGCGGGTCCTGGTGCTGTCCGACACCCACATCCCCGGCCGGGCGCGGGCGCTGCCCCCCGCGGTGCTGGAGGCGGCCGCTGCGGCCGACCTGATCATCCATGCGGGGGATCTGGTGAGCCTGGACGTGTATGATGAACTGGCCCTGCTGGCGCCGGTCGTCGCCGTCCACGGCAACGTGGACGGCCCGGAGGTGTACCGGCGGCTGCCGCCACGGGCCGTGGTGGAACGGGACGGGGTCCGGGTGGGGGTGACCCACGGCCATCTGGGCCGGGGACGGTCGACCCCCGAGCGGGCCCTGGCGGCCTTCGCCGGCGAGGAACCGCCGCCGGCGGTGGTGGTCTTCGGCCACAGCCATCAGCCGCTGCTGGAGCGGCGGGGCGGGGTGCTGTTGCTGAACCCGGGTTCGCCCACCGACCCGCGCTGGGCGCCGGCGCCGAGCTATGGGTGGCTGGAGCTGGAGGGGGGCGAGGCCCGGGCGCGGCTGGTCCAGCTGCCCCGGCGGTAGGGACGGGGGAAGGGCGGCCGTCCCCCGCGGCGCCGGGGCGGGGCCCGGGCAGGGCAGGCAAGACCCTTGCCGCAGCGCGCCATGGGTGAGCAACGGGTAGGGAGAGGATGGCGCTTGACCGAGCAGACGCTGAGCTGGCGGCGCCGCCTGGGGGCGGCACTGATCCTGGCCCTGGTGATCACCGCCGTGGCAGGAATCTGGCGCATGGCCGGCACCACGGGTCGCGCCCCCGCGATGCCGGCCGGCGGTGGCGCGACGCCTGCGCCGGCGCCCGGGGACGGCCCCCAGCCGCCCCAGCTGGTGCTGGGCAGCCTGGGCGGGTTTGAAGGGTGGAACCCGCTCTTGACGGAGCGCCACCCCCTGCAGCCGCTGCTCTTTCGCAGCCTGGTGCGGTACAACGACCGGATGGAAGTGGAACCGGACCTGGCCGCCTCGTGGGAGGTCGGCAAGGACGGGCGCGTCTACACGCTGCACCTGGCGGAGGCCACCTGGTCGGACGGCCGGCCCGTGACGGCCAGCGACGTGGTCTTCTCCCTGACCACTCGCCTCCACCCCCGGGCCGACCGCCTGGCGGCCTACAACCTGGCCGCCTTGAACGGCGCCGAGACCTACCTGGCGGAGCTGGAGCGGCTGGACCGGGACCGCCAGGCAGGCCTGCTGGATGAAGCCGCCTGGGAGGCCCGGGCCATGGCGGCCTACGACCGCTGGCTGGAACGGGGAGCGGTGCGGGCTCCCGATCCCCGGACGGTGGTGGTCACCTTTTCCGAGCCCTACGCGCCGGCGCTGGAGCTTTTCACCCTTCCCATCGTTCCGGCCCACGCCTTCGCCAGCCAGGCCGAGGCGCTGGACCCCCGCAACCCCTTCCATACCGGTCACCCCGTGGGTTCCGGGCCCTATCGCCTGGACAGCTGGGTGCCGGGTGTCCAGGCGCGGCTGGTGGCCCGGGAGGACCTGCCGAGGGAGCAGGCCCCCGGGTACCCGGTGGTGGTGGTCCGGTTCTTCCGCGATCAGGAGGAGCTGGACCGGGCGGTGCTGGCAGGCGAGGTCGACGCCGGCAGGCTTTCGCCGGAGGCCGCCCGCCGGGTGGTGGCGGGCCAGGAGCCGCTGCGCCTGGTGGAGTTCCCGGACCTGGGCTATACCTATCTGGCGTACAACCTGGCCGACCCGATCCTGGCCGACCCGGCGGTGCGCCAGGCCATGGAGCAGGCCGTGGACCGGCCGGCCCTGGTGGGCGCGCTGTTCGGCCGCTATGCGGAGGTGCTGGCGGGACCGGGCCTGCCCGGGACCTGGTGGGCGGCGACCCAATCCCCGCCGCGCTATGATCCGGAGGCCGCCCGGGCCCTGCTGGAACAGGCCGGGTGGGTCGACGGCGACGGCGACGGCGTGCGCGAGCGGGGCGAACAGCAGCTGGCCATCCGTATCATCACCCACCGGGAGAACCGCTACCGCGAGGAGGCGGCAGACATGCTGGCCGGGTTCCTCCGCCAGGTGGGCATTGCCGCCGAGGTGCAGGTGGTGGACTGGCCCGACCTGGTGGCAGCCCTCCGGGAGGGCCGGTACCAGGCGGCCCTGCTGGGGGTCGGCGTGGGCGTCGACCCCGACGGGTACGCCCTCTGGCACTCCACGGGCCACCTCAACTTCACCGGGCTGCACGACGCCGAGGTGGACCGGCTGCTGGAGGAGGGCCGGCGCGGCGGGGACCGGCGGGTGATCTACCGCCAGGTCCAGCAGCGGCTGGCCGAGCTGGAGCCCGCCCTGTTCCTCTGGCAGGAGATCCTGGTGCTGGGCGTGCGGCAGGGGGTGGAAGGCCCCATCAGCGGCTCGCCGGGCGGGTTCTTCTGGAACGTGGCCGCCTGGCACCCGGCGGACGAACCCGGCCCCACCAGCGGGCCGGCGGCGGCAGGGGGCGGGACCTAGAAGGCCCGCCGGCAGGCGGTGCAGGGTGGCCGGCGGGCCCGGCCCGCACCGGCTCGGGCCCCGGTGACCGCGGCCTGCGGGGACCCGGTTGCCCGCCGGGGGGAGCCCCGGGCGGCGCCCCGGGAGTCCACGAGGCCGCATGGCGCTTTGGTTGACACCCATTTTTGCTTCTCCATATAATGTGGATGGCTTTCGGGCGGGCTCCGTCATGTTCCGAATTTCACGAAGTCCCGCCCGTCGCCTTTCTTACCTCTTGCCCGGTGACGCCTTCCCGGTAACGCCGGCCGGTAGACGGTGTCCGGTGGCGGCAGCCCGCCGGGGGAACGGGGGTCGGCCAGTTGGATTCCCGGATCTGGATCGACGTGCTGGTCTTCCTCATCGCCGGGGCCAGCTTCCCCATGGTCAACGTGGCCGTGAGCCGGCTGCTGCGGCGCGACTGGCGCGAGCCCAGCAAGCTCACCACCTACGAGACCGGGATCCGCCCCTACGGCGATGCCCGCGTGCGGTACAGCATCCACTATTACATCTTCGCCCTGATCTTCCTGGTGTTCGACGTGGAAGTGGTCTTCTTCTATCCCTGGGCCGTCCGCTTCCGCGAGCTGGTCCAGGCGGGTCCCTTCGCCTTCATCGAGATGGCCCTGTTCATCGTCATGCTGGGTGTGGGCCTGATCTACGCCTGGAAGAAGAAGGTGTTACGATGGGCGTGACCAACCCGCGGGTGACGGGTCCCTCCGGCATTACCCTGGCCGACGTGGCCTGGGACGAGACGGACCCCGAGCACCTGATCGACCGGGCGGCGGAGCGCCTGCCGGGCGTCTGGGAGTACCTGCCCGGCGTGATCACCACCAACCTCCAGACCCTGGTCAACTGGGGCCGCAAGAACTCCCTCTGGTACCTGCTCTTCGGCATTGCCTGCTGCGCCATCGAGATGATGGCGGCCGGCGCCTCCCGCGTCGACCTGGACCGGCTGGGGTCGGTGTTCCGTGCCTCGCCGCGCCAGGCCGACATGATGATCGTGGCGGGGACCGTCACCGAGAAGATGGCGCCGGTGATCAAGACCCTGTACGACCAGATGGCCGAGCCCAGGTACGTCATCGCCATGGGCGCCTGCGCGTCCAACGGCGGGCCCTACTACCAGGGCTACAATGTGGTCGACGGGGTCGACAAGATCGTCCCTGTGGACGTGTACGTGGCCGGGTGCCCGCCGCGGCCGGAAGCGCTGATCTACGCCATCATGAAGCTGCAAGACAAGGTGGCCCGGGCGAACCTGCCGGCCTGAGATCCGTTGGTGCAGCCCCGCGGGGAGCGGGGCTGGCGTTTGCCTGGGGCCCCGCACCGGCGGCGGCCGCCGGAGCGGACGAGCCGGCGCCAAGGGCCGGGCCCGGCTGGATCCGCCAGGCAGGACGCCGGTGCGTCCCGGCTGCCTAGGCCCGGCGGCCCCGGCCCGGCGGCGTGCCCGAAGGATGGGGGGAAGAACCTGTGGCCGAACA
This is a stretch of genomic DNA from Thermaerobacter sp. PB12/4term. It encodes these proteins:
- the gatB gene encoding Asp-tRNA(Asn)/Glu-tRNA(Gln) amidotransferase subunit GatB encodes the protein MTGAAEAHRPRDAAAMPSRAAMAPAAATGVAVRDAAAGQAAAIPAAGGPRPAAGSSAEPWQEQDGLRYRVIVGLEVHVELRTRTKIFCSCPNQFGAEPNTHVCPVCMGLPGTLPVLNQQALEYAALAALALNCRIARETKFDRKNYTYPDLPKGYQISQYDQPLATGGWVEIDTPEGPKRIRIRRLHLEEDAGKSVHDQDATGTLLDFNRAGVPLIEIVTEPDLASPEEARLFLQELRAAILYTGVSDVRMEEGSLRCDANVNVVVAGAGPGGTDLRTPITEIKNLNSFRSVVRALEHEVARHLDAVRRGEPLQRETRHWDEGRGVTRPSRGKEEAHDYRYFPEPDLPRLVLDEAWVEGLRARLPELPRQRRARYVEEFGLPAYDAGVLTADPALARFFEDVVAAGVAPKAASNWIMSEVLAHLNATGRTVQDLPFGPGQLAALLRLVDQGTISGKIAKQVFAIMLEEGGDPEAIVRERGLVQVTDEAQLAEWVDRAIAENPEAVANYRGGKETALGFLVGQVMRFSKGKANPQRVNELLRERLKG
- a CDS encoding efflux RND transporter permease subunit, which produces MPVWRWAIARPVATLMAMGVLVWAGFFALRTLPVGLLPALNPPVLTVVASLPGASPEAIDQLLGQPLTQALRTVSGVDEITTRSGDETAVVVLRFHWGTDLEVAREQVHQRLDAVPLPPGTGRPQILRFDPQQLPVMEVSLAGPGDAVERARRAEEALLPRLEAVPGVAAVTLRGAPAERVEVVLDAAALRRHGLVPGQVQAAVAAAAATVPAGAVAGSDGSRRWPVEVEGGFHRLDALERVVVGLSSPVAVPAPAAPGGVPGVPGVPGSEPGLPLPPGRTAEDLLLDPGALLRKLGGGLLPGLFPGRSRDGMAGATDLAEAPGGAAPGGRTGRAPGPGSAAGLAPGRAPGFDGATGLVVGRAPGSDGAAPGQAPGWGAAAGGGGDPAAVAAGVLGRAAGQGTPVLAGAVPVRLGDVARIHIRRDPPGSLERLNGRDGLGLVIYQEPAANTVSVSRAVRAALAAALASLPGWQATVTYDGGLLVERAVRGVGQSLLAGSLLAVAILWLFLRRGRAVLVIAAAIPVSACATLAAMHLAGMTLNVMSLGGLALSAGVLVDQAIVVLESIARRRKEGLPAAEAAAAGTEEVAAAIAGSTVTNLIVFLPVLFLGGLPGQLFHDLAVTNALAQAASLLVAVTVVPALAAWWLEEPAAAPAGSPSPQDVAPAPPGPRSPARGWPASAPFGRPAAPASAAGMRGAAAAGRLPRPVEACLARPGLTLLAALVLVAASIPAAARLGTEFLPAVDEGAVDIAVTLPEGASLAATADAIRQVESALAGLPGVQAVISRAGGGPWPGQAGGPNQGLVRVQLAAGAGSSQAWAERIRRLLARAGEGRDGLGGAEVTVRPRNLWAEVGAGAPVVELAVRAPDAATLARAAERARRALAATPGLADVAVDLDRTEPRLAVRVDAAAAAGFGLAPVQVGQQLRLALAGETVARARVEGRWLPVVLRLDESPAGVATPALAAAAGGAGGAGGAGGREGGGGPQDAGGREGTGAPQGTGGPGLAGLPVAGGAGWARLGDLAVVRPGHTPAALVRRNGWLAATLTARVQGIDLGTAVARARERVAAVLPPGAAVEPAGTAVLMAEGFGTLVPAALGALLLIYMAMAAQFESLVHPLLMMVTLPLALTGAVAGLAATGHAIGLTAVMGAVVLAGIAVNNGIVLVDAARRYRAAGADAATAIRLAWSRRLRPVLMTALTTLLGSLPMILVPGQGSELEVPLAAVLVGGLFTSTALTLVVLPCAWLLAEGRRRPGAADRA
- a CDS encoding heptaprenylglyceryl phosphate synthase — encoded protein: MDWRNWRHVVKLDPARPLDPAVIARLPATGTDALVLGGSDGIRRGAVFGLLGTARETGLPVAIEVSSVEAVVPGADWYLIPMVLNTTDPRWLVGAHQEAFANLHRIAPGIPVPWDRVVTVAYVVCNPAATVARVAAARPPEGPGAVAAWATVAERLLRADIVYIEYSGRLGDPAWVEAAAGALRRARLFYGGGLSTAEQAAVMAARAHTVVVGNALYRPDGLECIRATVRGARQVRPGEGGEPFAAGSRLP
- the dat gene encoding D-amino-acid transaminase, which translates into the protein MPPEVVFLNGSFVPYEQAVVPVEDRGFLFADAIYEVIRCYGGRFFRLDDHLERLEQSAAALDIPLPYDRARWAALLDELIRRNGVRDGSVYVQVSRGVAPRSHAWPQGLQPTVVAIARPGGTPPAEAVERGVKAITVPDNRWGLCWVKTTGLLPNVLAKQQAARAGAYEALFVRDGLLTEGTSSNVFVVLDGVLYTHPLANILPGVTRAVVLDVARQAGLAVREQAIPAGWLERAEEVILSGTNSEVLAVVEVDGRPVGGGRPGPVFARLREGYLARVAAETGAAVQPGPGA
- a CDS encoding metallophosphoesterase family protein codes for the protein MATRVLVLSDTHIPGRARALPPAVLEAAAAADLIIHAGDLVSLDVYDELALLAPVVAVHGNVDGPEVYRRLPPRAVVERDGVRVGVTHGHLGRGRSTPERALAAFAGEEPPPAVVVFGHSHQPLLERRGGVLLLNPGSPTDPRWAPAPSYGWLELEGGEARARLVQLPRR
- a CDS encoding ABC transporter substrate-binding protein produces the protein MTEQTLSWRRRLGAALILALVITAVAGIWRMAGTTGRAPAMPAGGGATPAPAPGDGPQPPQLVLGSLGGFEGWNPLLTERHPLQPLLFRSLVRYNDRMEVEPDLAASWEVGKDGRVYTLHLAEATWSDGRPVTASDVVFSLTTRLHPRADRLAAYNLAALNGAETYLAELERLDRDRQAGLLDEAAWEARAMAAYDRWLERGAVRAPDPRTVVVTFSEPYAPALELFTLPIVPAHAFASQAEALDPRNPFHTGHPVGSGPYRLDSWVPGVQARLVAREDLPREQAPGYPVVVVRFFRDQEELDRAVLAGEVDAGRLSPEAARRVVAGQEPLRLVEFPDLGYTYLAYNLADPILADPAVRQAMEQAVDRPALVGALFGRYAEVLAGPGLPGTWWAATQSPPRYDPEAARALLEQAGWVDGDGDGVRERGEQQLAIRIITHRENRYREEAADMLAGFLRQVGIAAEVQVVDWPDLVAALREGRYQAALLGVGVGVDPDGYALWHSTGHLNFTGLHDAEVDRLLEEGRRGGDRRVIYRQVQQRLAELEPALFLWQEILVLGVRQGVEGPISGSPGGFFWNVAAWHPADEPGPTSGPAAAGGGT
- a CDS encoding NADH-quinone oxidoreductase subunit A, whose translation is MDSRIWIDVLVFLIAGASFPMVNVAVSRLLRRDWREPSKLTTYETGIRPYGDARVRYSIHYYIFALIFLVFDVEVVFFYPWAVRFRELVQAGPFAFIEMALFIVMLGVGLIYAWKKKVLRWA
- a CDS encoding NADH-quinone oxidoreductase subunit B; the encoded protein is MGVTNPRVTGPSGITLADVAWDETDPEHLIDRAAERLPGVWEYLPGVITTNLQTLVNWGRKNSLWYLLFGIACCAIEMMAAGASRVDLDRLGSVFRASPRQADMMIVAGTVTEKMAPVIKTLYDQMAEPRYVIAMGACASNGGPYYQGYNVVDGVDKIVPVDVYVAGCPPRPEALIYAIMKLQDKVARANLPA